The following coding sequences are from one Bacillus kexueae window:
- a CDS encoding Stp1/IreP family PP2C-type Ser/Thr phosphatase yields the protein MKAIFLTDKGRVRPHNEDCGGIFTNEYGQILAIVADGMGGHRAGDVASEMAVEKLKEYWEQSPLIRSPREAEEWLSTHVEKVNRDLFEYAKTNEDCQGMGTTIVTFICHDSFATISNIGDSRCYLRNSSGFKQITEDHSLVNELLKSGQISKEDAKQHPRKNILLRALGTEEAVQMDTKTIGIDPGDHLLLCSDGLSNKISEDELLEILTSSFTNEEKATKLIQRANENGGEDNITVILYEHPEEKGDDAC from the coding sequence ATGAAGGCGATTTTCTTAACGGACAAAGGGAGAGTTCGTCCCCATAATGAGGATTGTGGTGGAATTTTCACAAATGAATACGGCCAAATCTTAGCGATCGTGGCGGACGGAATGGGAGGACATCGAGCAGGAGATGTTGCTAGCGAGATGGCAGTTGAAAAACTGAAGGAATACTGGGAGCAATCTCCTCTCATTCGTTCACCGAGAGAAGCTGAAGAATGGCTTTCAACTCATGTAGAAAAAGTAAACCGGGATTTATTTGAGTATGCGAAAACAAATGAAGACTGTCAGGGTATGGGAACCACCATCGTGACGTTTATTTGTCACGATTCGTTTGCAACGATTAGCAATATAGGAGATAGCCGCTGTTATTTACGAAATAGCAGTGGTTTTAAGCAAATTACAGAAGATCATTCTCTTGTAAATGAGCTATTAAAGTCTGGTCAAATATCGAAAGAAGATGCTAAACAGCATCCTCGTAAAAATATTTTACTCCGAGCTCTTGGAACAGAAGAGGCAGTCCAAATGGATACAAAAACAATTGGGATAGATCCAGGTGATCACTTGCTATTATGTTCTGACGGTCTTTCCAATAAAATTTCAGAAGATGAATTACTTGAGATTTTAACTTCTTCATTCACAAACGAAGAGAAGGCAACAAAGTTAATTCAACGTGCAAATGAAAATGGTGGAGAAGATAATATAACGGTCATTTTGTATGAGCATCCCGAAGAAAAGGGTGATGACGCTTGTTAA
- the pknB gene encoding Stk1 family PASTA domain-containing Ser/Thr kinase: MLIGKRISGRYKIMEVIGGGGMANVYLARDMILERDVAIKILRFDFVNDEEFIKRFRREAQSATSLAHPNIVSIYDVGEEEDIYYIVMEYVDGQTLKQYIQKNAPLHPREALNIMEQIVSAIAHAHENQIVHRDIKPHNILIDHHGNVKVTDFGIAMALTSTTITHTNSVLGSVHYLSPEQARGGLATKKSDIYSLGIVLYELIAGRLPFDGESAVSIALKHLQSEAPSPKRWNPAIPQSVENIILKAMAKDPLHRYNSVEEMEEDIKTAFHSSRRNEARFMIPDDEEEMTKAIPIIQDHMISESGEDTVVHQPNTAHVKKTAVKNAEGKKKKRKKFWTGLIITFILLAVAAVMAFTLLPSLLLPKDIEVPDVTNMKYEEAVTKLVSEGFEVDEPIIQSSEEIEEGYVIKTSPSAGKVVKEGAKITIYQSSGKEKVEFDSYIGEDIDRISDLLERKGFTSISVTEEYSDEDQGIILSQDPKQGEEVIPGETTIEFVVSKGPKKEPLIDLSGYTRQAVVDYMNEQQFKLNVKEDHSEDVPEGEVISQSPKPGTELLKGDTVDVTFSLGPEKKPDKKVSVEVEIPYETTEENEQKPVDVGIYVSDAKHSLDKPYQKFKIKEPTTRTIELTISAGESAYFQVLVDNKVVHTETVAYPED, from the coding sequence TTGTTAATCGGTAAGAGAATTAGTGGCCGTTATAAAATTATGGAAGTCATTGGCGGAGGCGGGATGGCCAATGTTTATTTAGCGCGAGATATGATATTAGAGCGTGACGTAGCGATTAAAATTCTTCGGTTTGATTTTGTAAATGATGAAGAATTTATTAAACGTTTTAGAAGAGAAGCACAATCCGCTACAAGCTTAGCGCATCCGAATATTGTCAGCATCTATGATGTTGGGGAAGAAGAAGATATATACTATATCGTGATGGAGTATGTAGATGGACAAACGTTAAAGCAATACATACAAAAAAATGCACCTTTGCATCCTAGAGAAGCGTTAAACATAATGGAGCAAATTGTCTCTGCTATTGCTCATGCACACGAAAATCAAATTGTGCACAGAGATATAAAACCACATAATATTTTGATTGACCATCACGGAAATGTTAAAGTAACGGACTTTGGAATCGCCATGGCATTGACTTCTACAACGATAACCCATACGAATTCCGTTTTAGGCTCTGTCCATTATTTATCACCGGAACAAGCTCGCGGTGGGTTAGCAACGAAGAAATCGGATATTTATTCTCTCGGAATCGTGTTATATGAATTGATAGCAGGACGTTTGCCTTTTGACGGTGAATCAGCGGTCTCCATTGCGTTAAAGCACCTTCAGTCAGAAGCTCCTTCTCCAAAGCGGTGGAATCCAGCGATTCCACAGAGTGTTGAGAATATCATCTTAAAAGCAATGGCGAAAGATCCACTACATCGTTATAATTCCGTTGAAGAGATGGAAGAGGATATCAAAACAGCTTTTCATTCAAGTAGAAGGAATGAAGCGCGATTTATGATTCCTGACGATGAAGAGGAAATGACGAAAGCCATTCCAATCATTCAAGATCACATGATAAGTGAATCTGGAGAAGATACGGTCGTTCATCAACCGAATACGGCTCATGTTAAAAAGACAGCGGTAAAAAATGCAGAAGGAAAGAAGAAAAAGCGCAAAAAGTTCTGGACCGGACTGATCATTACATTTATATTGCTTGCAGTAGCAGCTGTTATGGCGTTTACCCTCCTTCCTTCATTGTTATTACCAAAAGATATTGAAGTTCCTGATGTCACAAATATGAAGTATGAAGAGGCTGTTACGAAGCTAGTCTCTGAAGGGTTTGAAGTGGATGAGCCCATTATTCAGTCGAGCGAGGAAATAGAAGAGGGATACGTAATAAAAACGTCGCCTAGTGCAGGAAAAGTTGTGAAAGAGGGAGCCAAAATTACCATCTATCAAAGTAGTGGGAAGGAAAAGGTTGAATTCGATTCTTATATTGGAGAAGATATTGACAGAATTTCAGACTTACTAGAGCGAAAAGGTTTTACGTCGATATCCGTAACGGAAGAATATAGCGATGAAGATCAAGGAATCATCCTTTCACAAGATCCAAAACAAGGGGAAGAAGTAATTCCTGGAGAAACAACGATTGAATTTGTTGTGAGTAAAGGACCTAAGAAGGAACCACTTATTGATTTATCGGGATATACGAGACAGGCAGTTGTTGATTATATGAATGAACAACAATTTAAGTTAAACGTAAAAGAAGATCATTCTGAAGATGTACCTGAAGGTGAAGTAATTTCACAATCACCTAAACCTGGAACTGAGTTACTTAAAGGTGATACAGTCGATGTAACGTTCTCTCTCGGACCTGAAAAGAAGCCTGATAAAAAAGTATCGGTCGAAGTTGAAATTCCATATGAAACAACAGAAGAAAATGAGCAAAAACCTGTTGATGTGGGCATTTATGTCAGTGATGCAAAGCATTCACTAGATAAACCATATCAAAAATTTAAGATAAAGGAACCGACGACGAGAACGATTGAATTAACGATTTCAGCCGGTGAAAGTGCGTATTTTCAAGTACTAGTCGATAATAAAGTCGTCCATACTGAAACCGTCGCTTACCCTGAAGATTAA
- the rsgA gene encoding ribosome small subunit-dependent GTPase A has translation MPEGKIVKALSGFYYVQDGEQLIQCRGRGVFRKQKITPLVGDEVKYQADNEREGYILEIFERQNELVRPPISNVDVALLVFSAVQPEFSPSLLDRFLVLVEANQIKPIICISKMDLIEDDQTKTQIEQFVSDYRSIGYDVYLISTKDQSTIEALLPQFEDRVTVIAGQSGVGKSSLLNVLKPELQLKTNDISTHLGRGKHTTRHVELLDVAGGLVADTPGFSSLEFIDIEADDLSYCFIEMRKRSPQCKFRGCTHVKEPKCAVKEAVDSGEIPAYRYEHYLHFLDEIKERKPRY, from the coding sequence ATGCCAGAGGGGAAAATTGTCAAAGCACTCAGTGGTTTTTACTATGTTCAGGATGGAGAGCAGCTCATCCAATGTCGTGGTCGAGGAGTGTTTCGAAAGCAAAAAATCACTCCTTTAGTAGGTGATGAAGTGAAATATCAAGCTGATAATGAGCGGGAAGGCTATATTCTTGAGATTTTTGAACGACAAAATGAATTAGTACGTCCACCAATCTCCAATGTGGATGTAGCACTGCTTGTATTTTCGGCCGTTCAGCCTGAATTCAGTCCATCTTTACTAGATCGATTTTTAGTGCTAGTTGAAGCAAATCAAATTAAACCGATTATTTGCATCAGCAAAATGGATTTGATTGAAGATGATCAAACAAAAACCCAAATCGAACAATTTGTGAGCGATTATCGTTCTATTGGTTATGATGTGTACTTAATTTCTACAAAAGACCAATCGACAATTGAAGCCCTTCTTCCTCAATTTGAAGATCGGGTTACGGTGATAGCTGGTCAATCTGGAGTAGGAAAGTCTTCACTATTAAATGTGTTAAAGCCTGAACTGCAATTAAAAACAAACGATATTTCCACCCATCTTGGACGAGGGAAACATACTACTAGACATGTAGAACTTCTCGATGTGGCAGGTGGACTTGTTGCTGATACCCCAGGATTTAGTTCACTTGAATTTATCGATATTGAAGCGGATGATTTGTCTTATTGTTTTATCGAAATGCGTAAAAGAAGCCCACAATGTAAATTTAGAGGCTGCACACATGTAAAAGAGCCAAAATGTGCTGTGAAAGAGGCAGTTGATTCTGGAGAAATACCAGCTTATCGTTACGAACATTATTTACATTTCTTAGATGAAATAAAAGAAAGAAAGCCGAGGTATTAA
- the rpe gene encoding ribulose-phosphate 3-epimerase translates to MIKIAPSILSADFSRLGEEIKDVERGGADYIHVDVMDGHFVPNITIGPLIVEAIRPVTKLPLDVHLMIENPDRYISQFSRAGADIISVHVEACRHLHRTIQHIKAEGVKAGVVLNPHTPVSMIEHVIEDVDLVLLMTVNPGFGGQAFIPSVLPKIREVHKLVTERNLQVEIEVDGGVNVETAKQCIEAGANVLVAGSAIYNQADRASAIRAIRGK, encoded by the coding sequence ATGATTAAAATTGCACCTTCAATATTATCCGCTGATTTTTCACGTCTAGGTGAAGAGATAAAAGATGTCGAGCGAGGCGGCGCCGATTATATTCATGTAGATGTGATGGATGGTCATTTTGTACCAAATATTACGATTGGACCGCTAATTGTAGAAGCGATTCGACCCGTGACAAAACTTCCGTTAGATGTGCATTTAATGATAGAAAATCCTGATCGCTATATCTCGCAGTTCAGCCGTGCAGGGGCTGACATCATTTCTGTTCATGTGGAAGCATGTAGGCATTTACACCGAACAATTCAACATATTAAGGCAGAAGGAGTTAAAGCTGGTGTTGTTTTAAATCCTCATACTCCTGTGTCTATGATAGAACATGTTATTGAAGATGTCGATCTGGTCCTATTAATGACGGTTAATCCAGGATTTGGTGGACAAGCATTCATCCCAAGTGTCCTTCCAAAGATTAGAGAGGTTCATAAGCTTGTAACAGAACGAAATTTACAAGTTGAAATTGAAGTAGATGGTGGAGTTAATGTAGAGACGGCTAAGCAATGCATCGAAGCAGGTGCAAATGTACTTGTTGCAGGGTCTGCTATTTATAATCAAGCTGATCGTGCAAGTGCAATTCGAGCTATAAGAGGCAAGTAA
- a CDS encoding thiamine diphosphokinase yields the protein MALRVHIVAGGPSENLPDLSIYCGEKNVWIGVDRGVIHLINSGIIPTYAFGDFDSITETERLQLQTKINHIDFFPAEKDQTDSEIGLEFALQMNEVEEIVLFGGTGGRLDHLFGNIQLLFKALEKGVFAKLIDKQNEVTLYSPGEYKIENSLSYKYISFLPFTEEIQNLTLKGFKYPLMNRHIERGSTLCISNELIHSVGTFSFDAGILMMVRSSDV from the coding sequence ATGGCGTTGAGAGTACATATTGTGGCAGGTGGGCCGAGCGAAAACCTTCCTGATCTTTCTATATACTGTGGAGAAAAGAATGTTTGGATTGGAGTGGACAGAGGTGTTATTCATCTTATAAATTCAGGTATTATACCTACCTACGCATTCGGAGATTTTGATTCGATTACTGAAACAGAGCGACTGCAATTGCAAACGAAAATCAATCATATAGACTTCTTTCCAGCTGAAAAAGATCAAACGGATTCAGAAATTGGATTGGAATTTGCTTTACAGATGAATGAAGTAGAAGAAATCGTATTATTTGGTGGGACTGGAGGTCGTCTTGACCATTTATTTGGGAATATCCAGCTCCTTTTTAAAGCTTTGGAGAAGGGGGTTTTTGCGAAACTCATTGATAAACAAAATGAAGTTACTCTCTATTCTCCAGGTGAATATAAGATTGAAAATTCGCTTTCATACAAGTACATCTCCTTCCTCCCTTTTACAGAAGAAATTCAAAATCTCACATTAAAAGGATTTAAATATCCATTAATGAATAGGCATATTGAAAGAGGGTCGACACTATGTATAAGTAACGAACTCATTCATTCTGTTGGTACTTTTTCATTTGATGCTGGCATATTAATGATGGTAAGAAGTTCTGATGTTTAA
- the spoVM gene encoding stage V sporulation protein SpoVM, with amino-acid sequence MRFYTIKLPKFLGGIIRAMLGSFKKE; translated from the coding sequence ATGCGATTTTATACAATTAAACTCCCTAAATTTTTAGGTGGCATAATTCGGGCGATGCTCGGCTCTTTTAAGAAGGAATAG
- the rpmB gene encoding 50S ribosomal protein L28, which translates to MARKCVITGKKASFGNTRSHAMNANKRKWGANVQKVRILVDGKPKRVYVSARALKSGKVERV; encoded by the coding sequence ATGGCACGTAAATGCGTGATTACTGGTAAAAAAGCGAGCTTCGGTAACACACGCTCTCACGCGATGAACGCAAACAAGCGTAAATGGGGAGCGAACGTACAAAAAGTTCGTATTTTAGTTGACGGTAAACCGAAGCGCGTTTATGTTTCTGCTCGTGCTCTTAAGTCTGGTAAAGTAGAACGCGTGTAA
- a CDS encoding Asp23/Gls24 family envelope stress response protein, with product MSIELKTNFGQIDISNDVIAQVAGGAAVDCYGIVGMASKNQIKDGLSDILRRENFSKGVIVRQDEEEMHIDMYIIVSYGTKISEIAHNVQTKVKYTLNSMLGISVDSINIYIQGVRVTNP from the coding sequence ATGTCCATTGAATTAAAAACGAATTTCGGTCAAATTGATATTTCAAATGATGTGATTGCTCAAGTTGCTGGTGGAGCAGCAGTGGATTGCTATGGTATTGTTGGAATGGCTTCCAAAAATCAAATTAAAGACGGTCTTTCCGACATCCTTCGTCGTGAGAACTTCAGTAAAGGTGTCATTGTTCGTCAAGATGAAGAAGAAATGCATATTGATATGTACATTATTGTGAGTTATGGGACAAAAATTTCTGAAATTGCCCATAATGTACAAACGAAAGTAAAATATACCCTAAACAGCATGCTAGGGATTTCAGTTGATTCCATTAATATTTATATTCAAGGTGTTCGCGTGACGAACCCATAA
- a CDS encoding DAK2 domain-containing protein yields MALQLLDGKRFAEMVIQGANHLSNNAEVVDALNVFPVPDGDTGTNMNLSITSGAKEVQKNVTDEIGQVAGAFAKGLLMGARGNSGVILSQLFRGFSKAVEGTSTIDTKQFAEALQFGVDTAYKAVMKPVEGTILTVAKDAAKKAIEVSEHEMEFVSFMEAVLAEAKASLDRTPELLPVLKEVGVVDSGGQGLVFVYEGFLAELKGEKVPGSPVKLPSMDELVSAEHHKSVQSHMNTEDIEFGYCTEFMVKFEEGKEPFVEEKFRQDLSQFGDSLLVIADDELAKVHIHAEAPGDVLTYGQRYGSLINMKIENMREQHSAIVNEKTNQTLREEAKKSKSKYGIVAVAMGEGIAELFKSMGAVYVIEGGQTMNPSTEDIVHAVKEVNAENVIILPNNSNIILAANQAASVVDENVVVIPSKSVPQGMTALLAFNPDVESEQNEQAMNESLAHVKTGQVTYAVRDTNIDGIDLEKGDFMGILDKKIVTKDKVQLAAAQKLAQEMITEDDEIVTILQGEDASDEEVEQLVSFIEEKFEDVEVEVHKGKQPLYSYIFSVE; encoded by the coding sequence GTGGCATTACAATTACTAGATGGGAAGCGTTTTGCTGAAATGGTTATCCAAGGAGCGAATCATCTTTCAAATAACGCTGAGGTTGTTGACGCACTAAACGTTTTCCCTGTTCCAGATGGAGATACCGGAACAAATATGAACTTATCAATCACTTCTGGAGCAAAAGAAGTACAAAAAAACGTGACAGATGAAATTGGGCAAGTTGCTGGTGCATTTGCAAAAGGATTGCTTATGGGTGCTCGTGGAAACTCCGGGGTTATTTTATCTCAATTATTCCGTGGTTTTTCCAAGGCAGTTGAAGGGACGAGTACCATTGATACGAAGCAATTTGCTGAGGCATTACAATTCGGTGTTGATACTGCTTATAAAGCCGTTATGAAACCTGTTGAAGGAACAATTTTAACGGTTGCAAAAGATGCTGCTAAAAAAGCGATAGAAGTCTCTGAACATGAGATGGAATTCGTTTCATTTATGGAAGCTGTTTTAGCAGAAGCAAAGGCGTCCCTAGATCGCACACCTGAATTACTACCTGTATTAAAAGAAGTCGGTGTTGTCGATAGTGGTGGCCAAGGTTTAGTTTTTGTGTACGAAGGCTTTCTTGCTGAATTGAAGGGAGAAAAAGTGCCTGGATCGCCAGTTAAGCTCCCTTCAATGGACGAATTAGTAAGCGCTGAACATCATAAAAGTGTACAATCCCATATGAATACAGAAGATATTGAATTCGGATATTGTACAGAATTTATGGTGAAGTTTGAAGAAGGGAAGGAGCCATTCGTAGAGGAGAAATTCCGTCAAGACTTGAGTCAATTTGGTGACTCCCTATTAGTTATTGCTGACGATGAACTTGCGAAGGTTCATATTCATGCCGAAGCGCCAGGTGATGTCCTAACATACGGTCAACGATATGGAAGTCTTATTAACATGAAAATTGAAAATATGCGTGAGCAACATAGTGCAATCGTAAATGAGAAGACAAATCAAACACTACGCGAAGAAGCGAAAAAAAGTAAAAGTAAATACGGAATTGTAGCTGTAGCAATGGGAGAAGGTATTGCTGAATTGTTCAAGTCGATGGGGGCAGTCTATGTAATAGAAGGTGGCCAAACGATGAATCCGAGCACAGAAGATATCGTTCATGCCGTGAAAGAAGTAAACGCAGAAAATGTGATTATTCTACCGAACAATTCTAATATTATTTTGGCGGCTAACCAAGCAGCTTCAGTCGTAGATGAAAATGTGGTCGTCATTCCTTCTAAGTCAGTTCCGCAAGGTATGACTGCTTTACTCGCTTTCAACCCTGATGTGGAAAGTGAACAGAACGAACAGGCAATGAATGAATCTTTAGCTCACGTTAAAACGGGACAAGTAACGTATGCGGTAAGAGATACAAACATTGATGGAATTGACCTTGAAAAAGGTGATTTCATGGGTATTTTAGATAAAAAGATTGTTACAAAAGATAAAGTGCAACTCGCTGCAGCTCAAAAGCTTGCTCAAGAGATGATTACAGAAGACGATGAGATTGTAACGATTTTACAAGGTGAAGATGCCTCTGATGAAGAAGTAGAACAATTAGTTTCATTTATTGAAGAAAAGTTCGAAGATGTGGAAGTAGAAGTGCATAAAGGGAAACAGCCATTATATTCATATATCTTTTCCGTTGAATAA
- the sdaAB gene encoding L-serine ammonia-lyase, iron-sulfur-dependent subunit beta, translating into MKYRSVFDIIGPIMIGPSSSHTAGAARIGRVARSLFGREPKWATISFYGSFAKTYKGHGTDVAIVGGLLDFDTFDERIKTSLTIAKEKNIKIEFIEEDAVTDHPNTARVIIGDDSGQLELVGISIGGGKIEITELNGFELKLSGNHPAVLVVHNDRYGAIAAVSNVFAKYELNIGHMEVSRKEKGQLALMTIEVDQNIDDQVIEELKTLPNIIQVTKIVE; encoded by the coding sequence ATGAAATACAGGAGTGTATTTGATATTATTGGTCCAATCATGATTGGACCGTCGAGTTCTCATACAGCAGGCGCTGCCAGAATTGGTCGCGTGGCTCGAAGTTTGTTTGGTAGAGAGCCAAAGTGGGCGACAATTTCATTTTACGGATCATTTGCGAAAACGTATAAAGGTCATGGTACGGATGTCGCCATTGTTGGAGGTCTATTAGACTTCGATACATTCGATGAACGAATTAAAACATCTTTAACAATAGCAAAAGAGAAAAACATTAAAATTGAATTCATTGAAGAAGATGCTGTAACAGATCATCCAAACACAGCTCGTGTAATTATAGGAGATGACAGTGGGCAATTGGAGCTAGTTGGGATTTCAATTGGTGGCGGTAAAATAGAAATTACTGAGCTGAATGGATTTGAGTTAAAGTTGTCTGGAAATCACCCAGCAGTCCTTGTTGTTCATAATGACCGGTACGGTGCTATTGCGGCAGTCTCCAATGTTTTTGCCAAATATGAATTAAACATCGGACATATGGAAGTTTCGAGAAAAGAAAAAGGTCAACTTGCGTTAATGACGATTGAAGTAGATCAAAATATTGATGACCAAGTCATTGAAGAACTTAAAACACTACCAAATATCATTCAAGTCACAAAAATTGTTGAATAG
- the sdaAA gene encoding L-serine ammonia-lyase, iron-sulfur-dependent, subunit alpha: MFRNVAELVELAESEGIKISEVMIRQEMEQTGKTREEIIQLMDQNLKVMEDAVEKGLKGVKSHSGLTGGDAVLLQNYIQKGTFLSGRTVLDAVSKAVATNEVNAAMGTICATPTAGSAGVVPGTLFAVKNVLNPTREQMVEFLFTAGAFGFVVANNASISGAAGGCQAEVGSASGMAAAAIVEMAGGTPSQSAEAMAITLKNMLGLVCDPVAGLVEVPCVKRNAMGAANAMVAADMALAGITSRIPCDEVIDAMFKIGQTMPVALKETAQGGLAATPTGRELEAKIFGIPLDHDKE, from the coding sequence ATGTTTCGTAATGTAGCAGAGTTAGTTGAACTTGCTGAAAGTGAAGGGATAAAAATTTCCGAAGTTATGATTCGGCAAGAAATGGAGCAAACAGGGAAAACGAGAGAAGAAATCATTCAACTAATGGACCAAAACTTGAAAGTGATGGAGGATGCCGTTGAAAAAGGACTAAAAGGTGTAAAATCACACTCGGGTTTAACGGGTGGAGATGCGGTTTTACTCCAAAATTACATCCAAAAAGGAACGTTTTTGTCTGGAAGAACGGTGTTAGATGCAGTAAGTAAAGCTGTTGCTACGAATGAAGTCAATGCGGCGATGGGAACCATTTGTGCAACGCCGACAGCAGGTTCCGCAGGTGTTGTTCCTGGTACATTATTTGCGGTTAAAAATGTGTTAAATCCAACTCGAGAACAAATGGTTGAGTTTTTGTTCACTGCAGGAGCTTTCGGATTTGTTGTCGCAAACAATGCTTCAATCTCTGGTGCAGCTGGAGGTTGTCAAGCAGAAGTGGGCTCGGCGAGTGGGATGGCCGCAGCTGCTATTGTAGAAATGGCCGGAGGAACACCAAGTCAGTCAGCTGAAGCGATGGCCATTACGTTGAAGAATATGCTCGGCCTTGTTTGTGATCCAGTTGCGGGCTTAGTAGAAGTTCCGTGTGTAAAACGAAATGCAATGGGAGCTGCGAATGCAATGGTGGCTGCAGACATGGCCCTTGCTGGAATTACAAGTCGTATCCCTTGTGATGAAGTGATTGATGCGATGTTTAAAATTGGACAGACTATGCCGGTTGCTTTAAAAGAAACTGCTCAAGGAGGGTTGGCGGCAACTCCAACGGGTCGCGAATTAGAAGCGAAGATCTTTGGAATTCCGCTTGATCATGACAAGGAATAA